GCCCCGGCCGGGTCAACCGGGCGACTGGCCGCAGTGGGCACCCCCCGGCGTGGTTCGCGCATTCACCGACCGCGGTATCCGCGCGCCCTGGTCGCATCAACTACAGGCGGCCGAACTCGCGCACGCCGGACGCCACGTGGTGATCAGCACCGGCACCGCGTCGGGCAAGTCGCTGGCATACCAGCTGCCGGTGCTCACCGCGCTGGCGAGCGACCCGCGGGCCCGGGTTCTGTATCTGTCGCCCACCAAGGCGTTGGGGCATGACCAGCTGCGGACCGCTCACAGCCTGGTCACCGCTGCGGAACTGATGGACGTGGCACCCAGCGCCTATGACGGCGATAGCCCCGCCGAGGTGCGCCGTTTCGCCCGGGAGCGATCCCGCTGGCTTTTCTCCAACCCCGACATGATCCACCTATCTATCCTGCGCAACCATGCTCGCTGGGCAGTGCTGTTGCGCGGCTTGCGGTACGTGATCGTCGACGAATCTCATTACTATCGTGGCGTTTTCGGTTCCAATGTGGCTATGGTGCTGCGACGGCTGCTGCGCCTGTGTGCCCGTTACGCAGCCGATCGGGTTTCGAGCCCCACCGTGATCTTCGCCAGCGCCACGACGGACTCCCCGGGCGCGACGGCAAGCGAGCTGATCGGGCAGCAGGTCGCCGAGGTGCTCGACGACGGGTCGCCGCAGGGCGGGCGCACGGTGGCGTTGTGGGAGCCTGCGCTGCGCAGCGACCTGGTCGGCGAGCACGGCGCCCCGGTGCGACGGTCGGCCGGCGCCGAGGCGGCGCGGGTGATGGCCGACCTGATCGTCGAGGGCGCACAGACGTTGACTTTCGTGCGGTCGCGGCGCGGGGCTGAACTGACGGCGTTGGCGGCGCGGGCGCGGCTGGACGAAGTGGCCCCGCAGTTGTCGGGGTTGGTGGCGTCGTATCGGGCGGGTTATCTGAGCGAGGACCGTAATGCGCTCGAGCAGGCGCTCGCCGAGGGCCGGTTACGTGGTCTGGCCACCACCAATGCCCTCGAACTGGGCGTCGATATCGCCGGGTTGGACGCCGTCGTGCAGGCCGGGTTCCCGGGTACGGTGGCCTCGTTCTGGCAGCAGGCCGGCCGCTCGGGCCGCCGCGGTCAGGGCGCGCTGGTGGTGCTGATCGCCCGCGACGATCCGCTGGACACCTATCTGGTTCACCACCCGGCCGCGCTACTCGACAAGCCCGTCGAACGGGTGATGATCGATCCTCGAAATCCGT
The nucleotide sequence above comes from Mycobacterium vicinigordonae. Encoded proteins:
- a CDS encoding DEAD/DEAH box helicase, translated to MASFGRELLAAALIGTAPGEEPLRHVAELPPRPGQPGDWPQWAPPGVVRAFTDRGIRAPWSHQLQAAELAHAGRHVVISTGTASGKSLAYQLPVLTALASDPRARVLYLSPTKALGHDQLRTAHSLVTAAELMDVAPSAYDGDSPAEVRRFARERSRWLFSNPDMIHLSILRNHARWAVLLRGLRYVIVDESHYYRGVFGSNVAMVLRRLLRLCARYAADRVSSPTVIFASATTDSPGATASELIGQQVAEVLDDGSPQGGRTVALWEPALRSDLVGEHGAPVRRSAGAEAARVMADLIVEGAQTLTFVRSRRGAELTALAARARLDEVAPQLSGLVASYRAGYLSEDRNALEQALAEGRLRGLATTNALELGVDIAGLDAVVQAGFPGTVASFWQQAGRSGRRGQGALVVLIARDDPLDTYLVHHPAALLDKPVERVMIDPRNPYILGPQLLCAATELPLDEAEVRALDAVDVANGLVDDGLLKRRGGKYFPAPGVEPHGAVDIRGSIGGQIVIVEADTGRLLGSTGAGQAPASIHPGAVYLHQGESYVVDSLDLEEGIAFVHAEDPGYATFAREITDIAVTGKGERSTFGPVTLGLVPVTVTHQVVGYLRRRIDGEVIDFVELSMPESSLPTVAVMYTIEPDALAHDGIEPTAIPGSLHAAEHAAIGLLPLVASCDRGDIGGLSTALGPDGLPTVFVYDGHPGGAGFAERGFRTADIWLGATAAAIEACECPSGCPSCVQSPKCGNGNDPLDKAGAVRVLRLVLEALGSR